CGGTCGAATGGCCGGAGGACGAGCTCTTCGTTCAGCCGAAATCGATTCCTCATTCAGAGAGAACGCCAAGGAAGCCCCCGGCGCATCCCCCTTCAAATCGAAGGGGTGGTGGACGGCCTCCTTCTCCGAGGAGACGGGATCCCCGATAGACGATTTCTCCGCACCGCTTTAAGTCGGTCCGACCCCTTTCATTTTTATCCCTTAATTGATCTTCTATGAAACGCGGTCCCGGTTTCATCCTCAATGTTTGGCATCTTCTCGGCCTTGGTTTCTGGCACTTTATTTTTAAGTGGCTCAATCGGGTCGAGGTCGTCGGCGGGGAGCATATCCCGAAGCGGGGTGAGGAGGGGGTCATGCTCCTTTACAACCACATCTCCGCGGTTGATCCTTTTCTGGTCGGCGCAACGGCCATGCCCTTTTTTTCGCCGGTCTGGTGGCGGGCGCCGGCAAAAGAGGAGCTTTTCAATATTCCAATCATCCGGGGCATCCTCGCCTCGTGGGGGGCTTTCCCGGTGCGGCGGGGAAAACGGGATTTGGAGTCAATCCGCAAGATGGTGGAGATGTTGTCGCATTCGGTGGTGGTCATTGCTCCGGAGGGAAAACGCTCCGACGATGGACAGCTCCAACGGGGGCGAGCCGGCGTCGGAAAAATCCTCCATGAGGCCCGTCCACAAAAAGTCATCCCGGTTCGGATGCGAGGGGTGGAGACGATCCTGCCGAGAGGAACGATCCTTCCACGCCTCGGCAGGCGGACGACGATTACTTATGGGCCGCCGATCGATCTCACCCATTATTACAATCTCCCTGATTCGGTCGAAACCTCGCAGCAGATCGTCGATTTCGTTATGCAGGAAATTGCCAAACTTTAAGGCCCCGGCGTCACTGGAAGAAGCGGATGGCAAGAAAACGGAGGAAGGTCGGGCCGATCGTCGGGTGGATCCTCCTGGTCGTCCTGATCTTTGTCACAGGTTATTTTGTCCGCTTTTATCTTGAGATCGGGCGCCTGGCCCGGAGGAATCCAAGCACGACCGCTCTTATCGAAATGCGCCGTCTGGAGCGGGGAGACAAAGGAGCCCGCGCCCCGCTTCCCAATCATTGGCATCCCCTTTCCCAGATCTCGCCGAACCTGCAGCATGCCGTTGTCGTGGCGGAAGATGCCCGTTTTTACCAGCATCGGGGTTTTGATTGGAATGCGATTCTGGAGGCGGCAGGGCGTGATTGGGAGGCGAAATCGTTTGAATACGGAGGGAGCACGATCACCCAACAGCTCGCAAAAAATCTCTATCTTTCTCCGGACAAGAATTTTTTTCGGAAGGTCAAAGAGGCGTTGATCACGTCGGCCCTGGAGACACGTCTTTCAAAACGACGGATCCTTGAAGTCTATTTGAATGTCGTCGAATGGGGGGATCAGATTTACGGCGCGGAGGCGGCGTCCCGCGATTATTTCGGGAAACCGGCCGCTGCTCTCACACCGGAAGAGGCGGCGTTTCTGGCGGCGATCTTACCGGCGCCCCGGTATTACCATCGCCATCGGACGACCCCGTATATTCGGAAGCGGAGCGAGGTCATTCTTCGGGAGATGAAGCGGCGTTATCCGGAGAGCGGTCCGGAGCGGGAGAACGGGTTTGAAGAGACTTCTCAATCGGAGCGGAGATCGTAAGCGTTCAATCCGGATCTATTCCTGAAACTCTTTTGCCATCTCGATATGGGAGAGCGTAATAAAGTAGTTTTCTTCGTCAAGCGGCTCGGAGAACTCAACCCCGAGCGGTCTGAAGATGGCCGAAGTTTTTCGCCCAGCGGATCACCCCTTTCATCGATTCCGAATAGATGTTTCCCTGTTCATCGTTGAAGTAAAAGGTGAGCAGGACCGCGCTCTTGATCGCGAGGGGGGTCAGACAGCAAAGGCCGACCCCCGTTGTAGCTGAAGTTCACGGCGACCCCATCGGTGCGGAAGTCGCTCGATTCAATTTTTGTCTCAATGAAAAGGCTATAGCGTTTTAGTCTCCGTTGGATCATACGCTCCTATTTTCGGATCAGACAACCGGTTGCTCTAATAGAACGATCTCTTCCCCATCCGGTCCCGCGATCATGGCCGCCCGCTCTCCAGGGACCGGCTCGTAAGGGGCCTTGATCAAGACGGCCTTCGACTCGATCAGCCGGCGAACCGCCTCGTCTAAATTTTCAACCTGAAAACCGATTGAGAGAGGTCCGACCGTGTTTGGACTCCATCGCTGGGCCAGCGACTGGCCCGGCTTGCCGCTATAAAGCTCGATTCGGCCGGTTCCGGAATCGAGCCAGACGATTCGTCGCCCTTTGGGGGTCCGCTCCTCTTTAAGCCGGCGGAGTCCAAGCACCTTCTCATAAAAATCAACGGAACGGTCAAGGTCGGAGGCCTGAATGGCGATGTGATGCATCTGGAAAGGATGGTTCGACGGCATCGATTTTCCTAAGGGATCATGATGGGAAAGTATAACATATCAACGCTGCCGAAATGGAATCAGATTGACATCGGTGTTCATTGAAAATGAAAATCAGGGGTGCTAGATTAAATCTTGATGTCTGAAAAGCGAGTCACAATTCAGGGGGCGTCGATTCGATACCTCGAAGAGGGATCGGGGGAACCGATTCTCCTTCTCCCTTCCTCCGCCGGCCGCGCGACCGAATACCAGGAGCTGATCCCGCTTCTGTCGAGGCGACTTCATGTCTACGCGGTCGACTATCCAGGGTTCGGCCGCTCAGACCCCCTTCCCGGCATCGAGGGGACCGAGGATCTGGCGGCATTTATTCTCGGATGGCTGGACGCGGTCGGCCTTCGGAAAACGCATCTGGTCGGATTTTCCCTGGGGGGTTGGATCAGTCTTCTCCTGGCGCTGGCACATCCGGAGCGGATTGAAGCCCTGATCCTGATCGCCACCTCCGCCGGGCGGCTTCCCGATGTGCCGATCGTCAGCCCTTCCGGAATGAATTTTAAGGAGATCCTCGATCGGTTTTACCATCGCAATGAAGTCCGGGAGAAGTTGGCGCGACAGCGACGGACCCTGGAAGAACGGGAGGAGGTCCTCCGCTCCTCTCAGGCATTGGCCCGTCTGGTGAAACAAAAGAAGATCATCCCGGAGCTCCATCACCGACTGAAGGAGATCCGCCTCCCCACCCTGATCCTCAGCGCCGACCATGATCGAGCGATCCCACCGGTATACCAAGAACGTCTTCATTCAGGTATACTTTCATCGAAGCGCGCCACGTTTATCGAGACCGGCCATGCCATCGTCGCAGAGCGTCCCGATGAATTGGCGGCCGAAATTCTTACTTTCATTGAGGAGAATCCCCCGGTGCATTGATTTCATCCCTCGGATGAAATAGAATGCGTTCCAATCTCGGGGACCCAAGCGGAGAGAGCAATGAGATGCCGCGAACTGAAGGAACACCTCCCGGCCTATCTGAGGGAGGAGGTTCCCCCCGATTTACGTCAACGGATCAAATCCCACCTGCGGGGATGTAAGAAATGCAAGGCCGGCATGGAAGAGATGAAGGCCGACACGGTTGCGCCCATGGGGAAGAAAGAGAGGACTGCTTTTCCTCGCCTGGAGGTCTCCACGGCTTCTGCAGAGGAGAGCGCGTCTCCATCGACCGAGAAAGAGGGATTTTCTTCCGGTCTGAAATATCCGATTCCGGTGGCGGCGATGGCCCTTCTGGTGATAGGGGGAGTCTATTTCTATCAACGGGGCGGATCGGATCTGAAGGCGGATCCTTCCGCAATGGAAAAGGAAGCAGCACCGGTGGTTGAAACCGCAGGCACTCCCTCGCCCTCTGAAACCGCAGGAAAGGGACCGAGCCAAACGCCGGCTTCGGCGGCACCTGTGGTTCTCGTGACCGAGGCCCCTCCCACGCCGCCGGTAAAGGTTCAAAAGGCCGAATCCCGTTCTCTCCCGCATGCGGAAGGCCGATCGACGGTCGGGAAAATAATGGAGATGAAACTCCTACTCATTTCCCGAGATGTGACTGCCGTGGCGGAGCGTGTTGAGTCACATGCCGCGGCGGCGTCAGGCAAGGTGTTGAAGAAAAATCAGAATGAGATGGAGATGAGACTGGTTCTCCTGGTGCCGGCCGAGCGGTATGAAGGCTTCCTCGAATCGCTTCAGTCGCTCGGATTGGTGAAGGAGCTTTCCAAGAAGCCTCCCCCGCCCCACGGTCCTGTGAGGGTAGCGGTGACCATCCAATAAGCGGGCCGTCGGCAGGTAAAACGATTTTTCCTTCCTTATTCTTATTTTCTAAAAATTAATTCAAAAAAATAAAACTTTCAGTGATCGGCTTTATATATAAAATATGCAGCCGATTGCTTGTTTGGGTGATGTATGGAGCAAGGCCAGCAAAAGATCAGATCGATGTGTGCCGTCGGATTGATTGTCTATTTCATCTATCTGGGGGCGGTGACCCTGGCGCCGTTCGATTTTCAGGAATTTTCCCAAATGCATCCCTGGGAGCGCGCTATTTCTCTATCGGCCTCCGATGTCATCTTGAATATTATTCTCTTCCTCCCGCTCGGCGGGCTTCTCTATGGAATTTTTAAAGAGGGTTCGAACGGCCGTCGGCTTCGGGCGGTGCTCTTTATCGCGGCGATGACGAGCCTCTCAATCGAGATCGCTCAGCTTTTTCTTCCGGAGCGGTACTCTTCTTTCAGCGACCTTTTGACCAATTCCCTCGGGGGCGGAATCGGTTTCTTCCTGGTTTGCAGAGGGGTGAGTCGAGGCTGGGCCCGACGGTTATGGAATCATCACCGGAAGTTCGCGAAGACGGCGCTTCTCCTCTATATGGGATTGCTCCTTCTGCTCGCGGGGAGTTCTTTGGAAAGGTTAAACCAGTGGGGATCGGGCGCTTCTCTTTGGGTTGGAATCGATCCGGCAGCGGAGGACGGATGGGAGGGAACGTTCTACTTTTTGGCGGTCTATGCTGAAGCGTTTGATCCGGCGCGCGTTCAAAATCATTATCAGGCCGGCGTTGCATCGGAGCGGGAGGTCTCTCTTCGGGATGCTCCGCTCGTCCTTTATACCTTTGATGAGCAGGAGGGGAACCTCGTTCACGACCACGCTCTAAAAATGCCGCCGCTCGATCTGCAACGATTGGGCGATAAAGGGAGGTGGCTCACTCCTTCCGGTTATGTTTTTGACGGATCGACCGGTTTCCGCAGTCTCGCACCGGCTGAGAAGGTGATGAAGTCGCTTGCAGCCGGACATCGGTTCACGCTGGAGGCTTGGATCGACGCCAAGCGATTTGACTATGACCAGGCGGGGCATTTGATTTCATTGATTAGGGGAACGAATAAAGAATACTTCATGCTTCAACAAGCGGCGACGGAAATTACATTTGAAGTCCGAAATCGGACCAAACGGGGATGGCTCGATGGGGGCAAACTTGAGACCTTCCGGTTGCGCCTCCCGCGCCCCATGAACCCGGCCCATGTAATGGCGGTCTATGATTTCGGGAGGACATTTGTTTATGTAAATGGGACGCTCGCCGCGGAAGCCATCTTGACCGACGGGCTTTTTCTCCTAACCGACCGGCTTGCTTTTCGAACGACGCGGCCCGGCGAATGCGCATTTTTAGGGGGGCTTCTGTTTTGGCCGATCGGCTTTCTGGCCGGCATTTCATATTATCCTCGGTCGAAAAGGGCCTCCGCATTAGTGGTCTTCTCTTTATGGATATTTGTTTTCGCAGTCCATCTGCTCGAAGGTCGCCATCCTCCGACCCTTTTTACCGGCGGTTTCATCGCAATTCCTTTTGGTATCGTCCTGATCGGCGTTCTCATGGGAAGGATGACGGAAATACAGCTGCCGAAGACAATGTAATGAGGCTGACGCTGGCTGGTTCTATTTATCGGTTTACCGGTTTCCTTTTGCACACTCCTTCTCTTATATATCCCGAAACGTAAAAAAAATAACCACTGAATTATTTGTCTCTCCTCATTTGAACCGTGGGGATATGAGCTGGGCCGCTCAATGGGGTCTGCACCGACATTGCTAGGCAGAGTATCGGGCATAAGACTTGCTCATACTCAAAGAGGCTTACAGGAAACGAACAGCTGGACATTCACGCTATAAGCCCGCTTCGTTTTGCCGTGTAGTGGAATAGACCGGTCACCCATAATGATGGTTATTAAAAGTGAAAGGAGGAATCTCAATGAAAAAAAGTCACGGAATTTGGATTGCAATGCTCGCTACCGCATTTATTATTTATGGAGGAGCGTCGGCCTTTGCACAGCCTTCCGTTGGAAGCGGGGACAATTCTACGTCGCCGGGTGGGGTCTCCCCGAATGAGGATAAAGGAGGGGGTAAGAGCAATTGCGCGCCGGGCGCATCCGATCCACTCTTACAACGGGAGCAATCAAAAGGGGATTTAGGCAATGGCAACGGAAGTTCTTCGGGATCCCATCAGGGAGCAATGAGCGGCAGCTCGAGTTCGGGAAGTTCTTCTAACTCTCTCGGAAGCGGATCTTCTCCTGGTTCGGCCCAGGGCGGTTCACAAGCGGATAAAGGGGGAGCGGGGGCGAACGATCCCTGTCCTCCATCCTCCACCGATCGTGGCGCCTCGGGGGGAGGAACCTCGGGAAGGAGTCCTTCCTCCGGAAGCAACTCCAGCACTTCGGACAGCATGTCGAAGTGAAAAGAGGTTCAGGAAAGGAGCCGCGGCCGAAGCTGCCGCGGCTCCTTTTTTTACCTGTTTTCGGTTTTGCTGAAATAGTCGGTCGGACTTTGTCCATAATTCCATGTTGGTTTGCGCTTTATCCGCTTCTCGGATATTATTTACTCTGATGAAAGAGCCATCCTTTACAAAAAAGCGTTTGGGCGATCTCCTTTGCAATGCCGGTTTAATTACAGAGGACGATCTTCAGAAGGCCATTGATGAGAAGGGGCGGACCGGTAAACGGATGGGGGAGGTGCTGATCGAGCTCGGTTTGGTGACCGAATTTGATATCGCCAACACGCTCGCGCAGCAGCTCGGTATTGAATACCTTCCAATGGAGACCACCCAGATTGAACCCGAAGCGATCACGCTGATTCCTGAGAATCTTTCTAGGAAATATCTCTGCATTCCGGTCAGTATAAATAAAAGACAAATTTCTATGGCGATGGTCGACCCATTGGATTATGAGTGTATTAAAGACATCGGCTTTCACACCGGCTTGCAAGTCCGACCCCTCATCTCTACTCGGAAGGAAATTTTAAAAGCAATTGAGCAGCACTATCATCTCGATGATTCGTTCGAAAGCATCGTTGATGAAACGGCCGATGTATTTAAGGAATCTTATCTCGAAATCTTTCCTGCCATTTCTCAATCCGAGATGACCTCCTCTGATGACTTAAAAGACAAGAGCCAGATCGCTCCGGTTATCCGGCTCTTTAACCTGATCTTTATTCGGGCCATCAAGGCTCGGGCCAGTGATATCCATATCGACTCTCAGCGGGCCAAGGTCTCAATCCGCTTTCGAGTGGATGGTCTTTTGAAATCGGAAATGGAGCTTCCAAAATGGGTCCAGGGGGCCCTGATCTCTCGAATTAAAGTTCTGGCATCTCTTGATATCTCTGAGCGTCGTCTTCCTCAAGACGGGGCGATACGCGTTCGGCTCGACAATCGAGACATCGACCTCCGGATCGCAACCTTACCGACCCATTATGGAGAGAAAGTGGTGATCCGAATTTTGGATCAGCTTTCAACGCAAGTAAACTTGGAGAATCTGGGGCTTTCAGAGGCCGACTATCGCCAGCTTCTTCAGTTTACACAAAAACGACAGGGGATTCTCCTCGTAACCGGGCCGACCGGAATGGGCAAGACCTCGACCCTCTATTCTCTTATTAATAAAATTCGTTCGGAAGCGGTCAATATTATGACCGTGGAAGATCCAATCGAATACAATATCGAAGGGCTCAATCAGATCCAAGTGAAGCCCGATATCGGCCTGACTTTTGCGAATTGCCTTCGATCGATCCTCCGACAAGATCCGAACGTGGTTTTGGTTGGGGAAATCCGAGATTTAGAAACGGCGGAAATTGCCTTCCGTGCCGCGATGACGGGCCACTTTGTGATCAGCACCCTGCATACCAACGATTCCGTCGCGACCATTGTACGCCTGGTCGATATGGGAATCCCCCGGTATATCATTTCGAGCGCGCTGGTTGGAATCGTTGCGCAACGCCTTGTTCGGGTGATCTGCCCTCAATGCAAAATTGAAGTGCAGGGCGCAATGGAAGGGGCGGAGCGGCTCAACAGAAAAAAAGATACGGAGCAAATCACCCAGTTATACCGAGGCAAGGGATGTAACCATTGCAATTTTACCGGCTTCTACGGCAGAACCGGTATCTTCGAAGTTCTCTCTCTCGATTCTAAAATTAAAGAAATCATCGCTTCCGGGGGGACAGAGGACGAAATTTATCGGGCGGTAGAAGATCAAGGGGTCACGTCAATGGGTGAAGATGGACTCCGAAAAATAAAAGCAGGAATCACAACGCTTGAAGAGGTCCTTCGGGTCATTGAAGTGGAGGAGGAAGTCCGGATCCTCTGCCCTCGTTGCGAACAAGCGATTCATGTCGATTTTATTGTCTGTCCGCACTGCCGTTATGAGGTTCGATCAAACTGCATCTCTTGCAGAAAGCATCTTCAGCCGGAATGGCAAATCTGTCCCTACTGCGGAAAAGAACGCTAACGCTTACTCCCTTCTCGAATCAACCACCCGGATAAAATCCTTCATCAATTGATGGGGGGCTGATTTTCATCAGCCCCCGTGAAATATCCCTAGAAACCGGTTGCCGAGAACCAAGCCCCCGTCGGAGAGGTCACAAAGATGATGGGTGCAATACATGGTTTGGGAAGGGCGATCTTT
This DNA window, taken from Candidatus Manganitrophaceae bacterium, encodes the following:
- a CDS encoding 1-acyl-sn-glycerol-3-phosphate acyltransferase, with protein sequence MKRGPGFILNVWHLLGLGFWHFIFKWLNRVEVVGGEHIPKRGEEGVMLLYNHISAVDPFLVGATAMPFFSPVWWRAPAKEELFNIPIIRGILASWGAFPVRRGKRDLESIRKMVEMLSHSVVVIAPEGKRSDDGQLQRGRAGVGKILHEARPQKVIPVRMRGVETILPRGTILPRLGRRTTITYGPPIDLTHYYNLPDSVETSQQIVDFVMQEIAKL
- the tadA gene encoding Flp pilus assembly complex ATPase component TadA, which codes for MKEPSFTKKRLGDLLCNAGLITEDDLQKAIDEKGRTGKRMGEVLIELGLVTEFDIANTLAQQLGIEYLPMETTQIEPEAITLIPENLSRKYLCIPVSINKRQISMAMVDPLDYECIKDIGFHTGLQVRPLISTRKEILKAIEQHYHLDDSFESIVDETADVFKESYLEIFPAISQSEMTSSDDLKDKSQIAPVIRLFNLIFIRAIKARASDIHIDSQRAKVSIRFRVDGLLKSEMELPKWVQGALISRIKVLASLDISERRLPQDGAIRVRLDNRDIDLRIATLPTHYGEKVVIRILDQLSTQVNLENLGLSEADYRQLLQFTQKRQGILLVTGPTGMGKTSTLYSLINKIRSEAVNIMTVEDPIEYNIEGLNQIQVKPDIGLTFANCLRSILRQDPNVVLVGEIRDLETAEIAFRAAMTGHFVISTLHTNDSVATIVRLVDMGIPRYIISSALVGIVAQRLVRVICPQCKIEVQGAMEGAERLNRKKDTEQITQLYRGKGCNHCNFTGFYGRTGIFEVLSLDSKIKEIIASGGTEDEIYRAVEDQGVTSMGEDGLRKIKAGITTLEEVLRVIEVEEEVRILCPRCEQAIHVDFIVCPHCRYEVRSNCISCRKHLQPEWQICPYCGKER
- a CDS encoding VanZ family protein codes for the protein MEQGQQKIRSMCAVGLIVYFIYLGAVTLAPFDFQEFSQMHPWERAISLSASDVILNIILFLPLGGLLYGIFKEGSNGRRLRAVLFIAAMTSLSIEIAQLFLPERYSSFSDLLTNSLGGGIGFFLVCRGVSRGWARRLWNHHRKFAKTALLLYMGLLLLLAGSSLERLNQWGSGASLWVGIDPAAEDGWEGTFYFLAVYAEAFDPARVQNHYQAGVASEREVSLRDAPLVLYTFDEQEGNLVHDHALKMPPLDLQRLGDKGRWLTPSGYVFDGSTGFRSLAPAEKVMKSLAAGHRFTLEAWIDAKRFDYDQAGHLISLIRGTNKEYFMLQQAATEITFEVRNRTKRGWLDGGKLETFRLRLPRPMNPAHVMAVYDFGRTFVYVNGTLAAEAILTDGLFLLTDRLAFRTTRPGECAFLGGLLFWPIGFLAGISYYPRSKRASALVVFSLWIFVFAVHLLEGRHPPTLFTGGFIAIPFGIVLIGVLMGRMTEIQLPKTM
- a CDS encoding zf-HC2 domain-containing protein; the protein is MRCRELKEHLPAYLREEVPPDLRQRIKSHLRGCKKCKAGMEEMKADTVAPMGKKERTAFPRLEVSTASAEESASPSTEKEGFSSGLKYPIPVAAMALLVIGGVYFYQRGGSDLKADPSAMEKEAAPVVETAGTPSPSETAGKGPSQTPASAAPVVLVTEAPPTPPVKVQKAESRSLPHAEGRSTVGKIMEMKLLLISRDVTAVAERVESHAAAASGKVLKKNQNEMEMRLVLLVPAERYEGFLESLQSLGLVKELSKKPPPPHGPVRVAVTIQ
- the mtgA gene encoding monofunctional biosynthetic peptidoglycan transglycosylase encodes the protein MARKRRKVGPIVGWILLVVLIFVTGYFVRFYLEIGRLARRNPSTTALIEMRRLERGDKGARAPLPNHWHPLSQISPNLQHAVVVAEDARFYQHRGFDWNAILEAAGRDWEAKSFEYGGSTITQQLAKNLYLSPDKNFFRKVKEALITSALETRLSKRRILEVYLNVVEWGDQIYGAEAASRDYFGKPAAALTPEEAAFLAAILPAPRYYHRHRTTPYIRKRSEVILREMKRRYPESGPERENGFEETSQSERRS
- a CDS encoding alpha/beta hydrolase; translated protein: MSEKRVTIQGASIRYLEEGSGEPILLLPSSAGRATEYQELIPLLSRRLHVYAVDYPGFGRSDPLPGIEGTEDLAAFILGWLDAVGLRKTHLVGFSLGGWISLLLALAHPERIEALILIATSAGRLPDVPIVSPSGMNFKEILDRFYHRNEVREKLARQRRTLEEREEVLRSSQALARLVKQKKIIPELHHRLKEIRLPTLILSADHDRAIPPVYQERLHSGILSSKRATFIETGHAIVAERPDELAAEILTFIEENPPVH
- a CDS encoding VOC family protein yields the protein MPSNHPFQMHHIAIQASDLDRSVDFYEKVLGLRRLKEERTPKGRRIVWLDSGTGRIELYSGKPGQSLAQRWSPNTVGPLSIGFQVENLDEAVRRLIESKAVLIKAPYEPVPGERAAMIAGPDGEEIVLLEQPVV